One Acidobacteriota bacterium genomic region harbors:
- a CDS encoding glycosyltransferase, giving the protein MGKKVLKLILTALLILPITLILLVVATILRLLEAIAPSPPRGKDHSPPREIVFVTYAPFRGLFDRHLQIATKLSRTHPVLYCDLISISTLILSPGLIRELGFARVAPRLFRFAALILPLDGRSAPFTFINRFILISYLKAAIRRAGFSHFALFLWEPNREYLVGRLGESLVIYDIIDEYSEFLGSARKILSAEERLFPKTDLIITGTYSLFLSRREKHKNIHFIPCGVDYELFSSSPSFTPEELTTLPHPVIGYYGMLDARLDIDLLRFLGEKYPDWSFVLIGPLGTDLSALMNLRNFHFLGKRSYRSLPSYIALFDVVIIPYRLNRYTEHINPNKMLEILAAGKPVVTTDLPDIRRFYSDIAFVSQDYHQFADNIKRALSDKKEVEERIARGKKMARENSWDEVAEKIKELVKNTYLDKIGSKSRGK; this is encoded by the coding sequence ATGGGGAAGAAGGTTTTGAAGCTCATCCTTACCGCACTTCTTATCCTTCCCATTACCCTTATACTCCTGGTGGTGGCGACGATACTCCGACTCCTCGAAGCGATCGCTCCTTCCCCTCCTCGGGGGAAAGATCACTCGCCCCCAAGGGAGATAGTCTTCGTCACCTATGCCCCCTTCCGTGGTCTCTTTGATCGGCATCTCCAGATAGCAACCAAACTCTCCCGAACCCATCCCGTCCTTTACTGCGATCTCATATCCATATCCACCCTCATCCTCTCTCCGGGACTGATCCGGGAGCTCGGCTTTGCCCGCGTTGCTCCCCGGCTATTCCGCTTCGCCGCTTTAATCCTTCCCTTGGACGGGAGATCTGCCCCGTTTACCTTCATCAACCGATTCATTCTCATTTCCTATCTCAAAGCGGCGATAAGACGGGCGGGCTTCTCCCATTTCGCCCTCTTCCTCTGGGAGCCGAACAGGGAGTACCTCGTGGGAAGGCTTGGGGAATCGCTCGTCATCTACGACATCATCGACGAATACTCCGAATTTTTGGGCTCAGCGAGGAAGATCCTTTCCGCCGAGGAGAGGCTATTCCCGAAAACAGACCTCATCATAACCGGCACCTATTCCCTTTTTCTCTCACGAAGAGAAAAACACAAAAACATCCACTTCATCCCCTGTGGAGTGGACTATGAGCTCTTCTCCTCTTCCCCCTCCTTCACCCCAGAGGAACTGACTACCCTCCCCCACCCCGTCATCGGCTATTACGGGATGCTCGACGCTCGGCTTGACATCGACCTCCTCCGTTTCCTCGGCGAGAAGTATCCAGATTGGAGCTTCGTCCTCATAGGTCCCTTAGGAACCGATCTCTCAGCCCTTATGAACTTGAGGAATTTTCACTTTCTTGGGAAACGAAGCTACCGCTCGCTTCCAAGCTATATCGCCCTCTTCGATGTAGTGATTATACCTTACCGCCTTAATCGGTACACGGAACATATAAACCCCAACAAGATGCTCGAGATATTAGCAGCGGGAAAGCCGGTGGTAACTACCGACCTTCCCGATATAAGGAGGTTTTACTCCGATATCGCCTTCGTATCTCAGGATTATCATCAATTTGCCGATAATATTAAACGAGCCCTCTCGGACAAAAAAGAGGTGGAGGAGAGGATCGCTCGGGGGAAGAAAATGGCAAGGGAGAACTCCTGGGATGAGGTAGCGGAAAAGATAAAAGAACTCGTAAAAAACACCTATCTTGATAAAATAGGAAGCAAAAGTAGGGGGAAATAA